In Paracoccaceae bacterium Fryx2, a single genomic region encodes these proteins:
- a CDS encoding L,D-transpeptidase family protein: MNRMHLDRRRMLGLSVAAVAGALLPAQAMAQARNNVSSFRSIDWRDHFPNLKNGVILSDTRSRAVHYWSEDESIYRLYPSSVPISPELTRLGVTEVIRKVDGPTWTPTPSMRERDPTLPVVIPAGPTNPLGTHALYLSWQYYRIHGTHDTRKIGRQSSDGCIGLYNEHISQLFALAKVGTQVRLI, from the coding sequence ATGAACAGGATGCATCTCGACCGGCGCAGGATGCTGGGGCTTTCGGTGGCGGCGGTGGCGGGGGCGTTGCTGCCCGCGCAAGCCATGGCGCAAGCGCGCAACAACGTGTCGAGCTTTCGCAGCATCGACTGGCGCGACCATTTCCCCAATCTGAAGAACGGGGTCATCCTGTCCGACACGCGGTCGCGGGCCGTGCATTACTGGTCGGAGGATGAGTCGATCTACCGGCTGTACCCCTCCTCGGTGCCGATCAGCCCCGAGTTGACCCGGCTGGGTGTGACGGAGGTGATCCGCAAGGTCGATGGCCCGACCTGGACGCCGACGCCCTCGATGCGCGAGCGCGACCCGACCCTGCCGGTGGTGATCCCCGCCGGGCCGACCAACCCGCTGGGCACCCATGCGCTGTATCTGTCGTGGCAGTATTACCGCATCCACGGCACGCATGACACGCGCAAGATCGGGCGGCAGTCGTCGGACGGCTGCATCGGGCTTTACAACGAGCATATCAGCCAGTTGTTCGCGCTGGCGAAGGTCGGCACTCAGGTGCGGCTGATCTGA
- a CDS encoding IS5 family transposase — protein sequence MSRPIPPAYKTRNWPAYNEALKRRGSLTIWFDTAMIWEAAPTGKRGRQPDYSDAAIQTCLTIKVLFGMALRQTTGFVESLLGLIDLDWAVPNFSTLSRRQKTLKVNIPHRGSQGPLHLLIDSTGIKVEGEGEWNARKHGGTKRRVWRKIHIGIDEKTLEIRAAEFTTSDVGDAPMLPELLDQIPPDQEIASVTADGAFDTRKCHDAIAARGAAAIIPPRKNAKPWKPDTPGAIARNEALRASKRFGRTIWRRWSGYHRRSRVETKMHCVKLLGQRLMARDFDRQVAEFQVRVAVLNGFTALGIPVTEAVG from the coding sequence ATGAGCAGACCCATACCCCCCGCCTACAAGACCAGGAACTGGCCCGCCTATAACGAAGCGCTGAAGCGCCGCGGCTCGCTGACGATCTGGTTTGATACCGCCATGATCTGGGAGGCTGCGCCGACAGGTAAGCGCGGCCGACAGCCTGACTATAGCGATGCCGCGATCCAGACCTGCCTGACCATCAAGGTGTTGTTTGGCATGGCGCTCAGACAGACGACTGGCTTCGTCGAAAGCCTGCTGGGGCTCATCGATTTGGATTGGGCTGTGCCCAATTTCAGCACGCTGAGCCGTCGCCAGAAGACCCTGAAGGTCAACATCCCCCACCGCGGCTCGCAAGGCCCGCTGCATCTTCTGATCGATAGCACCGGGATCAAGGTTGAAGGCGAAGGTGAATGGAATGCGCGCAAGCACGGCGGCACCAAACGTCGGGTCTGGCGCAAGATTCACATCGGGATAGACGAGAAAACACTGGAAATCCGCGCAGCCGAGTTCACCACCAGCGATGTCGGTGACGCGCCGATGCTGCCCGAACTGCTCGACCAGATCCCGCCCGATCAGGAGATCGCCAGCGTCACCGCTGATGGCGCCTTCGACACACGCAAGTGTCACGACGCCATCGCCGCCCGCGGTGCGGCCGCCATCATTCCGCCCCGCAAGAACGCCAAGCCATGGAAGCCCGACACCCCCGGGGCAATCGCCCGCAACGAAGCCCTACGCGCGTCGAAACGCTTCGGCCGAACCATCTGGCGACGATGGAGCGGTTATCACCGCCGAAGCCGCGTCGAGACGAAGATGCACTGCGTCAAATTGCTGGGTCAGCGCCTCATGGCGCGGGACTTTGACCGTCAGGTCGCCGAGTTTCAGGTCCGTGTAGCCGTGCTGAACGGCTTCACGGCGCTCGGTATACCCGTCACTGAAGCCGTGGGATGA
- a CDS encoding VOC family protein yields the protein MTTLPAATRIGHVHLKVADLDRAIAFYLGILGFEVQQRIGAQAAFLGAGGYHHHIGPNTWESRGATPPPPGHTGLYHTAILFPDRASLGAALKRLIAAGVPLDGASDHGVSEALYLTDPDGNGVELYRGRPEADWPRDAAGNLAMISARLDLNALLAEAA from the coding sequence ATGACCACCCTTCCCGCCGCCACCCGCATCGGCCACGTTCATCTCAAGGTCGCAGACCTCGACCGTGCCATCGCCTTCTACTTGGGCATCCTCGGCTTCGAGGTGCAGCAGCGCATCGGCGCCCAGGCCGCCTTTCTGGGGGCCGGGGGCTACCACCACCACATCGGGCCGAACACCTGGGAAAGCCGGGGCGCCACGCCGCCGCCGCCCGGCCACACCGGCCTTTACCACACCGCAATCCTGTTCCCCGACCGAGCCAGCCTCGGCGCCGCCCTCAAACGGCTGATCGCCGCCGGAGTGCCGCTGGACGGCGCGTCCGACCACGGCGTGTCCGAGGCGCTTTACCTGACCGACCCCGACGGCAATGGCGTCGAGCTTTACCGCGGCCGCCCCGAAGCCGACTGGCCGCGCGATGCCGCAGGCAACCTCGCGATGATCAGCGCCCGGCTCGACCTGAACGCCCTGCTGGCCGAGGCCGCCTGA
- the tsaB gene encoding tRNA (adenosine(37)-N6)-threonylcarbamoyltransferase complex dimerization subunit type 1 TsaB has translation MQPEPLILAFDTSAAHCAAALLCGGRVLAARQEPMDKGQAERLLPLLSEVLAEGGAGWSDLAALAVGVGPGNFTGVRIAVAAARGLALGLGIPAIGVTRLEALAHGLPRPLTVVEDARRGEVYVQHFDEVPGVAHLARLDELAVAAAEVGSAARGSLLPGLPIAEATGLVALQRLGRPQPRPAPFYLRGADAAPPSDPPPVILP, from the coding sequence TTGCAGCCTGAGCCGCTGATTCTGGCGTTCGACACATCGGCCGCGCATTGCGCGGCCGCTTTGCTGTGTGGCGGGCGGGTGCTGGCTGCGCGGCAGGAGCCGATGGACAAGGGGCAGGCCGAACGGCTGCTGCCGCTGCTTTCGGAAGTGCTGGCCGAGGGCGGCGCGGGCTGGAGCGACCTTGCGGCGCTGGCGGTCGGGGTGGGGCCGGGCAACTTTACCGGCGTGCGGATTGCGGTTGCGGCGGCGCGCGGGCTGGCGCTTGGGCTGGGGATTCCGGCGATCGGCGTCACGCGGCTGGAGGCGCTGGCCCATGGCCTGCCCCGCCCGCTGACCGTGGTCGAGGATGCACGGCGCGGCGAGGTTTACGTGCAGCATTTCGACGAGGTGCCGGGGGTGGCCCATCTGGCGCGGCTGGACGAACTGGCGGTTGCGGCGGCCGAGGTCGGCTCGGCGGCGCGGGGTTCGCTGCTGCCGGGCCTGCCGATTGCCGAGGCGACCGGGCTTGTGGCGTTGCAGCGGCTGGGGCGGCCGCAGCCGCGCCCGGCGCCGTTCTACCTGCGCGGGGCCGATGCCGCCCCGCCGTCGGACCCGCCGCCAGTGATATTGCCGTGA
- the murJ gene encoding murein biosynthesis integral membrane protein MurJ, whose protein sequence is MKPIRLARGFLTVGSWTLLSRIVGFARDVMMAAYLGAGPVAEAFLIAFSLPNMFRRFFAEGAFNMAFVPMFAKKVEGGEDAAGFASDAFNGLAGVLIVFTLLGTLAMPGLVWAMASGFAGDARFDLAVTFGRIAFSYILFISLVALLSGVLNAFGRFTEASFVPVLMNLMFIVAMLIADRAGWDMGLTLAWTVPVTGIAQLAFTWFFARRAGIRIQLRLPRMTPELRRLAWIAGPAVLAGGVVQINLLVGRQVASFTEGAVAWLSYADRLYQLPLGVVGIAIGTVLLPDLSRRLRAGDEEGGRHSFNRGTEFALALTLPAAVALVVIAEPLVSVLFQRGAFGPDDTANTALALAAYGLGLPAFVLQKVLQPLYYAREDTRRPFRFAVLSMVVNAGLAVGLVPLIGFMAAALATTLSSWVMVWQLWRGSRAMGSASTLDARSRQRLPRVVVAAALMGGCLWLALLPLGPALATPGLRYPALAGLVGAGIVSYFGLGTLIGAFRLSDFRTMLRRKG, encoded by the coding sequence ATGAAGCCGATCCGTCTGGCAAGGGGCTTCCTGACGGTCGGAAGCTGGACGCTGCTGTCGCGCATCGTGGGCTTTGCCCGCGACGTGATGATGGCGGCCTACCTTGGCGCCGGGCCGGTGGCCGAGGCGTTCCTGATCGCTTTTTCGCTGCCCAACATGTTCCGCCGGTTCTTTGCCGAGGGCGCGTTCAACATGGCCTTCGTGCCGATGTTCGCCAAGAAGGTCGAGGGCGGCGAGGATGCGGCCGGCTTTGCCTCGGATGCCTTCAACGGGCTGGCGGGGGTGCTGATCGTGTTCACCCTGCTGGGCACGCTGGCGATGCCCGGGCTGGTCTGGGCGATGGCCAGCGGCTTTGCCGGGGATGCGCGCTTCGACCTTGCGGTGACCTTCGGGCGGATCGCCTTTTCCTACATCCTTTTCATCAGCCTGGTGGCGCTGCTGTCGGGCGTGCTGAACGCCTTCGGCCGCTTCACCGAGGCGTCGTTTGTGCCTGTGCTGATGAACCTGATGTTCATCGTGGCGATGCTGATCGCCGACCGCGCGGGCTGGGACATGGGGCTGACATTGGCCTGGACGGTGCCGGTGACCGGCATCGCACAACTGGCCTTCACCTGGTTCTTCGCGCGCCGGGCGGGCATCCGCATCCAGCTGCGCCTGCCCCGGATGACACCGGAACTGCGCCGCCTGGCGTGGATCGCCGGGCCTGCGGTGCTGGCGGGCGGGGTGGTGCAGATCAACCTGCTGGTGGGCCGGCAGGTGGCAAGCTTCACCGAGGGGGCGGTGGCCTGGCTGTCCTATGCCGACCGGCTGTATCAGTTGCCGCTGGGGGTGGTGGGCATCGCCATCGGCACGGTGCTGCTACCGGACCTGTCGCGCCGCCTGCGCGCGGGCGACGAGGAGGGCGGGCGCCACAGCTTCAACCGGGGCACCGAGTTTGCGCTGGCGCTGACCCTGCCCGCCGCCGTGGCGCTGGTGGTGATTGCCGAACCGCTGGTCTCGGTGCTGTTCCAGCGCGGCGCCTTCGGGCCGGACGATACCGCCAACACCGCGCTGGCGCTGGCGGCCTACGGGCTGGGCCTGCCCGCCTTCGTGCTGCAAAAGGTGCTGCAACCGCTTTACTATGCGCGTGAGGACACCCGGCGGCCGTTCCGCTTCGCCGTGCTGTCGATGGTGGTGAATGCGGGGCTGGCGGTGGGGCTGGTGCCGCTGATCGGCTTCATGGCGGCGGCGCTGGCCACCACGCTGTCGTCCTGGGTGATGGTCTGGCAACTCTGGCGCGGTTCGCGCGCCATGGGGTCGGCCTCGACGCTGGACGCCCGTTCGCGCCAGCGCCTGCCGCGCGTCGTGGTGGCTGCGGCCCTGATGGGCGGCTGCCTGTGGCTGGCGCTGCTGCCGCTGGGCCCTGCTCTCGCCACGCCCGGCCTGCGCTATCCGGCTCTGGCGGGACTGGTCGGGGCCGGGATCGTCAGCTACTTCGGGCTCGGCACGCTGATCGGGGCGTTCAGGCTGTCGGATTTCCGCACCATGCTGCGGCGCAAGGGCTGA
- a CDS encoding rhomboid family intramembrane serine protease — translation MNRDFNAPPLNPLPPVVWALALPIIAMEVILGLGSRGLVGGPEAVGWRLDAVQRFAFSPDLMRAMLEAGQYPWQGMLRLVSYPLVHGNFTHALFAVVILLALGKMVGEVFRWWAVLVVFFGAAITGALAYAAVPGAGAALIGGYPPVYGMIGAFTFLLWVNLAAKGANQYRAFSLIGILLGIQLLFGLLFGAGMDWVADLAGFAAGFVLSFVVSPGGWGRVVEKLRRR, via the coding sequence ATGAACCGCGACTTTAACGCCCCGCCGCTGAACCCCTTGCCGCCCGTTGTCTGGGCGCTGGCGCTGCCGATCATCGCGATGGAGGTGATACTGGGGCTGGGGTCGCGCGGGCTGGTGGGCGGGCCCGAGGCGGTGGGCTGGCGGCTGGACGCGGTGCAGCGCTTTGCCTTTTCGCCCGACCTGATGCGCGCCATGCTGGAGGCGGGGCAATACCCGTGGCAGGGGATGCTGCGGCTGGTCAGCTATCCGCTGGTGCATGGCAATTTCACCCATGCGCTGTTTGCCGTGGTGATCCTGCTCGCGCTCGGCAAGATGGTGGGCGAGGTGTTCCGCTGGTGGGCGGTGCTGGTGGTGTTCTTCGGCGCGGCCATCACGGGGGCGCTGGCCTACGCCGCGGTGCCGGGGGCCGGGGCGGCGCTGATCGGGGGCTATCCGCCGGTCTATGGCATGATCGGGGCCTTCACCTTCCTCTTGTGGGTCAATCTGGCCGCCAAGGGGGCGAACCAGTATCGCGCCTTTTCGCTGATCGGCATCCTGCTGGGGATACAGCTTTTGTTCGGGCTGCTGTTCGGCGCCGGGATGGACTGGGTGGCCGATCTGGCGGGCTTTGCCGCCGGGTTCGTGCTGTCGTTCGTGGTCAGCCCCGGCGGGTGGGGCCGGGTGGTGGAGAAGCTGCGGCGGCGCTAG
- a CDS encoding universal stress protein — MRKFLVVLDDSRECLNAMRFAALRAAHTGAGVQILSIVPPEEYQHWIGVADLMRQEARERIEAHFEVFAKWMRDKQGINPELVIREGDPVQEILAQVRDDPAIGVLVLGAGTEKAGPGPLVTQMSRNSGNLPIPITIVPGDMSKERLEAIT, encoded by the coding sequence ATGCGCAAGTTTCTGGTCGTGCTGGATGACAGCCGCGAATGCCTGAACGCGATGAGGTTCGCCGCGCTGCGGGCGGCGCATACCGGGGCGGGGGTGCAGATCCTGTCGATCGTGCCGCCCGAGGAATACCAGCACTGGATCGGCGTCGCCGACCTGATGCGGCAGGAGGCGCGCGAGCGGATCGAGGCGCATTTCGAGGTCTTCGCAAAATGGATGCGCGACAAGCAGGGGATCAACCCGGAACTGGTGATCCGCGAGGGTGATCCGGTGCAGGAAATCCTGGCACAGGTGCGCGACGATCCGGCGATCGGGGTGCTGGTTCTGGGCGCGGGAACCGAGAAGGCGGGGCCGGGCCCGCTGGTCACCCAGATGAGCCGCAATTCGGGCAACCTGCCGATTCCGATCACGATTGTTCCGGGAGACATGTCGAAGGAACGGCTGGAGGCGATCACCTGA
- a CDS encoding branched-chain amino acid aminotransferase has translation MAFGTHIRTYFENRWHDGDIAVMRAADHGIWQGSSVFDGARQFDGVAPDLAAHCARVNRSAEALMITPTVGTAEMVEIAREGLRAYGPGKAVYIRPMYWALDGSDLGVAPMAGATGFALCLEAVPMPDAATTTTLTRTRFRRPVLEDNVCNAKAGCLYPNNARMLVEAKAKGFGNALVADAMGNVAETATANVFMVRDGVAFTPIANGTFLSGITRARHIANLRADGVEVVETVLSFDDFHAADEVFLSGNFAKVTPVREFDGTSYQHGPVTRRARQLYMDWAHSA, from the coding sequence ATGGCATTCGGCACCCATATCCGCACCTATTTCGAGAACCGCTGGCATGATGGCGACATCGCCGTGATGCGCGCCGCCGATCACGGCATCTGGCAGGGGTCGTCGGTGTTCGACGGGGCGCGGCAGTTCGATGGCGTCGCCCCTGATCTGGCCGCCCATTGCGCCCGGGTCAACCGCTCGGCCGAGGCGCTGATGATCACGCCCACCGTTGGGACGGCCGAGATGGTCGAGATCGCGCGCGAGGGGTTGCGGGCCTACGGGCCGGGCAAGGCGGTCTATATCCGGCCGATGTACTGGGCGCTGGACGGCTCGGATCTGGGCGTGGCGCCGATGGCGGGCGCCACCGGTTTCGCGCTGTGCCTGGAGGCGGTGCCGATGCCCGACGCGGCCACCACCACCACGCTGACCCGCACCCGTTTCCGCCGCCCCGTGCTGGAGGACAACGTCTGCAACGCCAAGGCCGGCTGCCTGTACCCCAACAACGCGCGGATGCTGGTCGAGGCCAAGGCCAAGGGCTTCGGCAACGCGCTGGTGGCCGATGCGATGGGCAACGTGGCCGAGACGGCCACGGCGAACGTCTTCATGGTGCGGGACGGGGTGGCCTTCACCCCGATCGCCAACGGCACCTTCCTGTCGGGCATCACCCGGGCGCGGCACATCGCCAACCTGCGGGCCGACGGGGTCGAGGTGGTCGAGACGGTGCTGAGCTTTGACGATTTCCACGCGGCGGACGAGGTGTTCCTGTCGGGCAATTTCGCCAAGGTCACGCCGGTGCGTGAATTTGACGGCACTTCGTACCAGCACGGGCCTGTGACGCGGCGGGCGCGGCAGCTTTACATGGACTGGGCGCATTCTGCCTGA
- a CDS encoding NifU family protein — protein MFIQTESTPNPATLKFLPGQTVLELGTADFPSAEAAVKSPLAARIFGAGGVAGVFFGTDFVTVTKTEDAAWDHIKPAILGAIMEHYQSGAAVIEGEQAASGHAKHDGPDSDIVRQIKELLDTRVRPAVAQDGGDITFHGFDRGIVYLHMQGACAGCPSSTLTLKMGIENLLRHYIPEVLEVRPVAA, from the coding sequence ATGTTCATCCAGACCGAATCCACCCCGAACCCCGCGACGCTGAAATTCCTGCCCGGCCAGACCGTGCTGGAACTGGGCACCGCCGATTTTCCCTCGGCCGAGGCGGCGGTCAAATCGCCGTTGGCGGCGCGCATCTTTGGGGCGGGCGGCGTGGCGGGCGTGTTCTTCGGCACCGATTTCGTGACGGTGACCAAGACCGAAGACGCCGCCTGGGACCATATCAAGCCCGCGATCCTTGGCGCGATCATGGAGCATTACCAGTCGGGTGCCGCCGTGATCGAGGGCGAGCAGGCGGCTTCGGGCCATGCCAAGCATGACGGGCCCGACAGCGACATCGTGCGCCAGATCAAGGAACTGCTGGACACCCGCGTGCGCCCGGCCGTGGCGCAGGATGGCGGCGACATCACCTTTCACGGCTTTGACCGCGGCATCGTCTATCTGCACATGCAGGGCGCCTGCGCCGGTTGCCCGTCCTCGACCCTGACGCTGAAGATGGGGATCGAGAACCTGCTGCGCCATTACATTCCCGAAGTGCTGGAAGTGCGGCCCGTTGCAGCCTGA
- a CDS encoding GNAT family N-acetyltransferase — translation MTPEALAGLHAACFTTPRPWSAAEFSGLLADPQVFLIVETDGFLLGRAVMDEAEVLTLAVASVARRQGFGARLVAGFLAQAAARGAGRAFLEVAADNAAAIALYARLGFVQAGRRRRYFRTPAGDSVDALVLARPLAGAVPPGI, via the coding sequence GTGACGCCCGAGGCGCTGGCCGGTCTGCACGCCGCCTGCTTCACCACGCCGCGCCCGTGGTCTGCGGCGGAGTTTTCGGGCCTGCTGGCCGATCCGCAGGTGTTCCTGATCGTCGAAACGGACGGGTTTCTGCTGGGCCGCGCCGTGATGGACGAAGCCGAGGTGCTGACGTTGGCGGTCGCTTCCGTGGCGCGCAGGCAGGGGTTTGGCGCGCGGTTGGTGGCGGGGTTTCTGGCGCAGGCTGCGGCGCGCGGGGCGGGCCGCGCCTTTCTGGAAGTTGCCGCCGACAATGCCGCCGCGATTGCGCTTTACGCCCGGCTGGGCTTTGTGCAGGCCGGGCGGCGGCGGCGGTATTTTCGCACCCCGGCAGGGGATAGCGTTGATGCGCTGGTGCTGGCGCGGCCGCTGGCCGGGGCCGTGCCGCCCGGAATCTGA
- a CDS encoding BMP family ABC transporter substrate-binding protein gives MTHMKTLLGAAATLAMASGLAMAEPAIIFDLGGKFDKSFNEAAFNGAQRWATETGGTFKELEMQSEAMREQALRRLAEAGANPVVMTGFAFGDVLAQVAPDFPETKFAIIDMVVDQPNVKSVVFSEHEGSYLVGMMAAMASKTGTVGFIGGMDIPLIRKFGCGYAQGVKAVKADAKVIVNMTGTTPAAWNDPVKGAELAKSQKSQGADVIYAAAGSTGIGVLQAAADEGILSIGVDSNQNYMHPGKVLTSMMKRVDVAVYNAFVEGADLVPGINVMDLKSEGVGYALDENNAALVTEEMKAAVDAAMAKIVSGELVVHDYMSDNTCPAAQF, from the coding sequence ATGACCCACATGAAAACCCTGCTCGGCGCGGCGGCGACGCTGGCGATGGCCTCTGGCCTGGCGATGGCCGAACCGGCGATCATCTTCGACCTTGGCGGCAAGTTCGACAAGTCGTTCAACGAGGCGGCGTTCAACGGCGCGCAACGCTGGGCGACCGAGACCGGCGGCACCTTCAAGGAACTGGAAATGCAGTCGGAAGCGATGCGCGAGCAGGCGCTGCGGCGGCTGGCCGAGGCCGGGGCCAACCCGGTGGTGATGACCGGCTTTGCCTTCGGCGACGTGCTGGCGCAGGTGGCCCCCGATTTCCCCGAGACCAAGTTTGCCATCATCGACATGGTGGTGGACCAGCCGAACGTGAAGTCGGTGGTGTTCTCGGAACATGAGGGCTCGTATCTGGTCGGCATGATGGCGGCGATGGCGTCGAAGACCGGCACCGTGGGCTTCATCGGCGGCATGGACATTCCGCTGATCCGCAAGTTCGGCTGCGGCTATGCGCAGGGGGTCAAGGCGGTGAAGGCCGATGCCAAGGTGATCGTGAACATGACCGGCACGACGCCTGCCGCGTGGAACGACCCGGTGAAGGGCGCGGAACTGGCGAAATCGCAGAAGTCACAGGGCGCGGACGTGATCTATGCGGCGGCGGGCAGCACCGGGATCGGCGTGCTTCAGGCGGCGGCGGACGAGGGGATCCTGTCGATCGGGGTCGACAGCAACCAGAACTACATGCATCCGGGCAAGGTGCTGACCTCGATGATGAAGCGGGTCGATGTCGCGGTTTACAATGCGTTCGTGGAAGGCGCCGATCTGGTGCCGGGGATCAACGTGATGGACCTGAAATCCGAGGGCGTGGGCTATGCGCTGGACGAGAACAATGCAGCCCTGGTCACCGAGGAGATGAAGGCGGCGGTGGACGCGGCGATGGCGAAGATCGTGTCGGGCGAGCTGGTGGTGCATGACTACATGAGCGACAACACCTGCCCGGCTGCGCAGTTCTGA
- the trpS gene encoding tryptophan--tRNA ligase yields MAEPVQTPQAFQTRIFSGIQPSGGLTLGNYLGALKRFVEKQDEGIETVYCLVDMHAITVWQDPEKLRRQTREAAAGFIAAGIDPARSILFNQSQVTAHAELAWIFNCVARVGWMSRMTQWKDKTAGKNAEAESLGLFAYPSLMAADILAYKATHVPVGEDQKQHLELTRDIATKFNHDYKVNFFPITEPVIEGAATRVMSLRDGTKKMSKSDPSDQSRINLTDDADTISKKIRKAKTDPEPLPDSLEGLKDRPEARNLVNIYAALAGHSAAQVMRDFAGAAFGTFKPALADLAVAKLEPITSEMTRLMKDPAEIDRILGAGAAQADAIARPIVDQVYDIVGMIRSRQV; encoded by the coding sequence ATGGCCGAGCCGGTCCAGACGCCTCAGGCATTCCAGACGCGCATCTTCTCGGGCATCCAGCCCTCGGGCGGGCTGACGCTGGGCAACTACCTCGGCGCGCTGAAACGCTTCGTCGAAAAGCAGGACGAGGGCATCGAGACGGTATATTGCCTGGTGGACATGCACGCCATCACCGTCTGGCAAGACCCCGAAAAGCTGCGCCGGCAGACGCGCGAGGCGGCGGCGGGCTTCATCGCGGCAGGCATCGACCCCGCACGCTCGATCCTGTTCAACCAGTCCCAGGTCACCGCGCACGCCGAACTCGCGTGGATCTTCAACTGCGTGGCGCGCGTCGGCTGGATGAGCCGGATGACCCAGTGGAAGGACAAGACCGCCGGCAAGAACGCCGAGGCGGAATCGCTGGGCCTGTTTGCCTACCCGTCGCTGATGGCCGCCGACATCCTGGCCTACAAGGCCACCCATGTGCCGGTGGGCGAGGATCAGAAGCAGCATCTGGAACTGACCCGCGACATCGCGACGAAGTTCAACCATGACTACAAGGTCAACTTCTTCCCGATCACCGAACCCGTTATCGAAGGCGCCGCCACCCGCGTCATGTCCCTGCGCGACGGCACGAAGAAGATGTCGAAATCCGACCCGTCGGACCAATCGCGCATCAACCTGACCGACGATGCCGACACCATTTCGAAGAAGATCCGCAAGGCCAAGACCGACCCCGAACCCCTGCCCGACAGTCTGGAAGGGCTGAAAGACCGGCCAGAGGCGCGCAATCTGGTGAACATCTATGCGGCCCTCGCCGGCCACAGCGCGGCACAGGTGATGCGCGATTTCGCAGGCGCCGCCTTCGGCACCTTCAAGCCGGCGCTGGCCGATCTGGCGGTTGCCAAGCTGGAGCCGATCACCTCCGAGATGACCCGCCTCATGAAAGACCCCGCCGAGATCGACCGCATCCTTGGCGCCGGCGCCGCGCAGGCCGATGCCATCGCCCGGCCGATCGTCGATCAGGTCTATGACATCGTCGGCATGATCCGATCGCGGCAGGTCTGA